A window of Rhodococcus sp. SGAir0479 contains these coding sequences:
- the pth gene encoding aminoacyl-tRNA hydrolase: MSDATGTAVVVGLGNPGPQYEKTRHNIGFMVADVLAGRVGGKFSAHKRSGAEIVQTRLVGRQVILAKPRSYMNLSGGAVSGLARFFSVKPENIVVVHDELDLDFGTIRLKQGGGEGGHNGLRSISQSLGTKDYVRTRVGIGRPPGRQDPADFVLKPFSTVERKELDLVCEEAADAVELVLQLGLEAAQNRLH; this comes from the coding sequence GTGAGTGACGCGACCGGCACCGCAGTGGTCGTCGGCCTCGGCAACCCGGGGCCGCAGTACGAGAAGACCCGCCACAACATCGGCTTCATGGTGGCCGACGTGCTCGCCGGGCGGGTGGGCGGAAAGTTCAGCGCGCACAAGCGCAGCGGCGCCGAGATCGTGCAGACCCGGCTGGTCGGCCGTCAGGTGATCCTGGCGAAGCCGCGGTCGTACATGAACCTCTCGGGCGGCGCGGTGTCCGGGCTGGCCCGGTTCTTCTCCGTGAAGCCGGAGAACATCGTCGTCGTCCACGACGAACTCGATCTGGACTTCGGCACCATCCGGCTCAAGCAGGGTGGCGGTGAGGGTGGTCACAACGGCCTGCGTTCGATCTCGCAGTCGCTCGGCACCAAGGACTACGTCCGCACCCGCGTGGGTATCGGCCGCCCTCCGGGCCGGCAGGACCCCGCCGACTTCGTGCTCAAGCCGTTCTCCACGGTCGAACGCAAGGAACTGGATCTGGTGTGCGAGGAGGCGGCCGACGCCGTCGAGCTCGTGCTGCAACTCGGCCTCGAGGCGGCGCAGAACCGGCTGCACTGA